The following proteins are co-located in the Wenzhouxiangella marina genome:
- a CDS encoding aldehyde dehydrogenase family protein, which translates to MSIRPEQYPAMMNELRSAFDQGLTRALAWRRQQLDALERMLRENEAAIDAALAADLDKPRQEVLLGEVALLLSEIKHARHRLARWSRPRRVSTPMVGQPGSSWVQPEPLGLVLIMGAWNYPVQLILAPLIPAIAAGNAAVLKPSEIAEHTAALIAELVPRYLDSRAIRVVEGAVEETTELLKQRFDHIFYTGGAAVGRIIMRAAAEHLTPVTLELGGKSPCVIDRGADLRSAARRLVWGKCLNAGQTCIAPDYVLVHPEDRPALIEAMRAELEAMYGEDRLASPDYCKIINRRHFDRLVGYLGHGQIAIGGGSDPASERIEPTVLIDVSPDDPVMQEEIFGPILPVLTIDSLEQAIEFIREREKPLSAYLFTRSRKSERRFESAISTGNLCINDVLMFMSVPDLPFGGVGESGMGQYHGQAGFDRLSHLKSVMRRGRWPEVTVRFAPYSNFKMKLLKLLG; encoded by the coding sequence ATGTCGATTCGTCCCGAACAGTACCCGGCCATGATGAACGAGCTCCGCTCGGCCTTCGATCAGGGATTGACTCGCGCGCTGGCCTGGCGTCGTCAGCAGCTGGACGCCCTGGAGCGGATGCTGCGCGAGAACGAAGCGGCGATCGACGCGGCGCTGGCGGCCGATCTCGACAAGCCCCGGCAGGAAGTGCTGCTGGGCGAGGTGGCGCTCCTGCTCAGCGAGATCAAGCATGCCCGCCACCGCCTGGCGCGCTGGAGCCGGCCGCGCCGCGTGTCGACGCCGATGGTCGGCCAGCCCGGCAGCAGCTGGGTGCAGCCGGAGCCGCTGGGCCTGGTGTTGATCATGGGCGCCTGGAACTACCCCGTGCAGCTGATTCTGGCGCCGCTCATCCCCGCGATCGCGGCGGGCAACGCGGCGGTGCTGAAACCTTCCGAGATCGCCGAGCACACGGCGGCTCTGATTGCCGAGCTGGTGCCCAGGTACCTGGATTCCCGCGCGATCCGCGTGGTCGAGGGGGCCGTCGAAGAAACCACAGAGCTGCTCAAGCAACGCTTCGACCACATCTTCTACACCGGTGGTGCGGCGGTCGGTCGCATCATCATGCGTGCCGCGGCCGAGCATCTGACCCCGGTGACCCTGGAGCTCGGGGGCAAGAGTCCCTGCGTGATCGACCGTGGCGCCGATCTGCGTTCGGCCGCCCGACGCCTGGTCTGGGGCAAGTGCCTGAATGCCGGCCAGACCTGCATCGCGCCCGACTACGTGCTGGTGCATCCGGAGGATCGCCCGGCCCTGATCGAGGCGATGCGCGCGGAACTGGAGGCTATGTACGGTGAGGATCGCCTGGCCAGCCCGGACTACTGCAAGATCATCAATCGTCGTCACTTCGACCGTCTCGTGGGCTATCTGGGCCACGGGCAGATCGCGATCGGCGGGGGCAGTGATCCAGCCTCCGAGCGGATCGAGCCCACGGTGCTGATCGACGTCTCGCCCGACGATCCGGTGATGCAGGAAGAAATCTTCGGGCCGATCCTGCCCGTCTTGACGATCGACAGCCTGGAGCAGGCCATCGAGTTCATCCGCGAGCGCGAGAAGCCCCTGTCGGCCTATCTGTTCACCCGCAGTCGCAAGAGCGAACGGCGCTTCGAATCGGCGATCAGCACCGGCAACCTCTGCATCAACGACGTGCTGATGTTCATGTCGGTGCCGGACCTGCCCTTCGGAGGCGTGGGCGAGTCGGGCATGGGGCAGTATCACGGTCAGGCCGGCTTCGACCGCCTCAGTCACCTGAAGTCCGTCATGCGTCGCGGCCGCTGGCCGGAAGTGACCGTGCGCTTCGCGCCCTACAGCAATTTCAAGATGAAGCTGCTCAAGCTTCTGGGCTGA
- a CDS encoding DUF1643 domain-containing protein, translating into MKLSHTLSRPGGANFSRCRRYRYSLWRTWEVRAPKVMMIGLNPSTADAERNDPTIRRCIGFARDWGYGGLIMTNLFAFRATYPEDLRRADDPIGPRNDAWIRRLARCADALVAVWGNDGAWLDRSQQLRNTLGSRLQVIRLNKSGEPAHPLYLPARLRPGSWPEPDTMRSP; encoded by the coding sequence ATGAAGCTGTCCCACACCCTGTCACGACCCGGCGGCGCCAATTTCAGCCGTTGTCGACGCTATCGCTACAGCCTGTGGCGGACCTGGGAGGTCCGAGCGCCGAAAGTGATGATGATCGGTCTGAATCCATCCACCGCCGATGCAGAGCGGAACGACCCGACGATCCGGCGATGCATCGGTTTCGCCCGCGACTGGGGCTACGGCGGCCTGATCATGACCAACCTGTTCGCTTTTCGCGCGACCTACCCGGAAGACCTGCGCCGGGCCGATGACCCGATCGGCCCTCGCAATGATGCGTGGATTCGCCGCCTGGCTCGATGCGCAGACGCGCTCGTGGCCGTCTGGGGCAATGATGGCGCCTGGCTGGACCGCTCGCAGCAGCTTCGGAACACTCTGGGCAGCCGTCTGCAGGTCATTCGCCTCAACAAGAGCGGCGAACCCGCACACCCGCTCTATCTGCCGGCTCGACTGCGGCCCGGCTCCTGGCCGGAACCGGACACCATGCGATCGCCTTGA
- a CDS encoding serine hydrolase domain-containing protein — protein sequence MLTMRLSIPLLLTSALLSSPAFPETTVGLDEPSARFAEVLQAYADVYGFSGALRVARGETVLSESAVGLADRSFTVPFTPGTRNSINSISKVFTVAAAMRLVERGALDLDLAVSHYLPDLGAPWQERVTVRQLLAHRSGLPREAGLDASDERELEAIMPTVAALPLVSEPGERYAYSNAGVALLGRVLEVASGLDLPELIEDEVLSPLDLNDTGMYRGRQLVERQARPYRMGAAGVVHAQRSKTLGESAGGGLYSTVADLHRFVRALRQPGYLQQASLDTMFAPASGELGSDYEALGWSIKYFGEERLWFAAGSGYGTKSVILYSPVTEEFIGLVSNWGNTPILDLLRDVYLSLKGQDVRLPSRDQLASVEEFRARLGLYRFDEEQLRQTLQVADGLVRLHSVDGKLFMDDELMARGEGGALRLTYTDELQIRFEDDAMWLEINGQRLRGERVERRPRIP from the coding sequence ATGCTGACCATGCGTCTGTCGATTCCGTTGCTGTTGACGAGCGCCTTGCTGTCGTCACCGGCCTTTCCCGAAACCACGGTGGGCCTGGACGAGCCCTCAGCGCGCTTTGCCGAGGTGCTGCAGGCCTACGCCGATGTCTATGGCTTCTCCGGCGCCCTGCGCGTTGCCCGGGGTGAGACCGTGCTGTCCGAATCGGCCGTGGGTCTGGCCGATCGAAGCTTCACGGTGCCGTTCACGCCAGGGACGCGGAATTCGATCAATTCGATCTCGAAGGTCTTCACCGTCGCTGCCGCCATGCGCCTGGTCGAGCGTGGAGCCCTGGATCTGGACCTTGCCGTGTCGCACTATCTGCCGGATCTGGGCGCGCCCTGGCAGGAGCGGGTCACGGTTCGGCAGCTGCTCGCTCATCGCAGTGGACTGCCGAGAGAAGCCGGGCTCGATGCCAGCGATGAACGGGAGCTCGAAGCGATCATGCCGACCGTGGCGGCCTTGCCCCTGGTGTCGGAGCCCGGCGAGCGCTATGCCTACTCGAACGCCGGCGTGGCCCTGCTCGGGCGGGTTCTCGAAGTCGCCAGTGGTCTCGACCTGCCCGAGCTGATCGAGGACGAGGTGCTCTCACCGCTGGACTTGAACGACACCGGCATGTACCGGGGCCGGCAGCTGGTCGAGCGGCAGGCGCGTCCCTATCGCATGGGGGCAGCCGGTGTAGTGCATGCCCAGCGCAGCAAGACCCTCGGCGAGAGTGCGGGAGGCGGCCTCTACTCGACGGTGGCCGACCTGCACCGCTTCGTCCGCGCGCTCCGTCAGCCCGGCTACCTGCAGCAGGCCTCCCTGGACACGATGTTCGCGCCGGCGTCCGGCGAGCTGGGGTCGGATTACGAGGCGCTGGGTTGGAGCATCAAGTATTTCGGTGAGGAGCGGCTCTGGTTCGCGGCCGGCTCCGGCTATGGCACGAAGAGCGTCATTCTCTATTCACCGGTCACCGAGGAGTTCATCGGCCTGGTCAGCAATTGGGGCAATACGCCGATCCTCGATCTGCTGCGTGACGTCTATCTGAGCCTCAAGGGCCAGGACGTGCGGCTGCCGTCCCGGGACCAGCTGGCCTCGGTCGAGGAGTTCCGGGCTCGCCTTGGCCTGTACCGCTTCGACGAGGAGCAGCTGCGCCAGACCCTGCAGGTGGCGGACGGCCTCGTCCGACTGCACAGCGTGGACGGCAAGCTGTTCATGGACGACGAGCTGATGGCCCGAGGCGAGGGCGGGGCGCTGCGGCTGACCTACACGGACGAATTGCAGATTCGCTTCGAGGACGACGCCATGTGGCTGGAGATCAACGGGCAGCGCCTGCGCGGTGAGCGTGTCGAACGGCGTCCGAGGATTCCCTGA
- a CDS encoding diacylglycerol/lipid kinase family protein yields the protein MQDPINAESTMRQRTLLLTNPGSRSGDEDIARAVKSFERDGEVRQLRPDDPASLPEAIEVHGAWASRIVLGGGDGTVNLALDALLDCDRPLGLLPLGTANDLARSLDIPEDLDKAVALIRDGGTRRIDVARANGVSFVNAIGMGLGPQMTRMMDTDSKSRLGVLAYLLGILRALKAPPSFHARLSSEQQDTDGDFLQITVANGIHYGGGMTIADDAKLDDGLLDVLLIRRQSRLAMLGNALRLRTGQVRASDTMTHWRCKQLNIRTDESLDVTADGEFLTDTPVDCEALPGALEIFAR from the coding sequence ATGCAGGACCCGATCAACGCCGAGTCGACCATGCGCCAGCGCACCCTCCTCCTGACCAATCCCGGCAGCCGATCCGGTGACGAAGACATCGCCCGGGCCGTCAAGTCTTTCGAACGCGACGGCGAAGTCCGTCAGCTTCGGCCCGACGATCCAGCTTCGCTGCCCGAAGCGATCGAGGTGCACGGCGCCTGGGCCAGCCGCATCGTGCTCGGCGGCGGGGACGGGACGGTCAACCTCGCCCTGGATGCGCTACTCGACTGCGACCGCCCGCTGGGCCTGCTGCCGCTCGGCACGGCCAACGATCTTGCCCGCTCGCTGGACATCCCCGAGGATCTGGACAAGGCGGTGGCGCTGATTCGGGACGGTGGAACTCGACGAATCGATGTGGCACGGGCCAACGGCGTCAGCTTCGTCAATGCCATCGGGATGGGGCTGGGACCGCAGATGACGCGAATGATGGACACCGACAGCAAGTCCCGCCTCGGCGTGCTGGCCTATCTGCTCGGCATCCTGCGGGCACTCAAGGCGCCGCCAAGCTTTCATGCCAGACTCTCATCCGAGCAGCAGGACACCGATGGCGACTTTCTTCAGATCACCGTGGCCAACGGCATCCATTACGGTGGAGGCATGACCATCGCCGACGATGCGAAGCTCGACGATGGTCTTCTCGATGTGCTGCTGATCCGCCGTCAATCCCGCCTGGCCATGCTCGGCAATGCCCTGCGTCTGCGGACCGGCCAGGTTCGAGCCTCCGACACCATGACACACTGGCGCTGCAAACAGCTGAACATCCGCACCGATGAATCGCTGGACGTGACCGCCGACGGCGAATTCCTCACGGACACGCCCGTGGACTGCGAAGCCCTGCCCGGGGCACTGGAAATCTTCGCCAGGTAA